A window of the Tessaracoccus sp. MC1865 genome harbors these coding sequences:
- the sigE gene encoding RNA polymerase sigma factor SigE: MFRGSKTAKAVAHTWVAPTWQELVRDHSAQVYRLAYRLTGNQHDAEDLTQDVFVRVFKSIHNFQPGTLEGWLHRITTNLFLDQVRRKQRIRLDALSVAPDHVWGESTGPEELHDDAELDADVSAALRALSPEQRVAVVLCDIEGLSYEEIAKVLDVKLGTVRSRIARGRAALREALAHRAPTGGRTRYAGVS; the protein is encoded by the coding sequence ATGTTCCGAGGAAGCAAGACGGCCAAGGCTGTCGCGCATACTTGGGTCGCGCCCACCTGGCAGGAACTGGTCCGCGACCATTCCGCCCAGGTGTATCGCCTCGCCTACCGCCTCACCGGCAATCAGCACGACGCGGAAGACCTCACCCAGGACGTGTTCGTGCGCGTGTTCAAGTCGATCCACAATTTCCAGCCCGGGACTCTCGAGGGCTGGCTGCACCGAATCACGACAAACCTCTTCCTCGACCAGGTCCGCCGCAAGCAGCGCATCCGCTTGGACGCCCTGTCGGTGGCCCCAGACCATGTCTGGGGCGAAAGCACTGGCCCCGAGGAACTGCACGACGACGCCGAGCTTGACGCCGACGTCTCCGCCGCCTTGCGCGCGCTCAGCCCTGAGCAGCGCGTCGCGGTGGTCCTGTGCGACATTGAGGGGCTGAGCTACGAAGAGATCGCCAAGGTTCTCGACGTGAAGCTCGGCACGGTGCGTTCCCGGATCGCCCGCGGCAGGGCAGCACTGCGCGAAGCCCTCGCGCACCGTGCGCCCACCGGGGGACGAACGCGCTATGCCGGAGTGTCCTGA
- a CDS encoding zf-HC2 domain-containing protein translates to MAKGPCEKFHPDLSAYADGTLPPKRWEQVTYHLAGCDSCCEEVRGISDVCSKLSTYRSTGTPDSLAARLENIAGEHAATPLYMAHGAGDLPSQRRRRAQFAYQGGVALLAVMVSAVVIAVLVAPTPVKVSDPVKAAREQYSRSLTAISVNEAVGAMLLANERGADFGAPESYVPLTSETESLPITRELAANLLRRAADADYSLTGTQRVWASDGEGRYRTADVRTTKMAGFGAQLEVLDVRGDLFGSAFLPEVGTSPVEAPWGWEYSRSGTTEQVAGRDAVRIQANSGELPAARWWVDAATGIMLWAERYDALGRVNLAVGYKQLSLDDASFEPDDSAQLISLQPASSSEADDWCVGLDACPREVGGMSLVAYSSSEKDESPSMSLVYSDGYHTAVVDWTTGVLGDGALTESDRAADMTVEVWQAGDGVLSVACDCAPAMIKAIAGELPEPEAYRETIAEKIAGGLVRMTRVR, encoded by the coding sequence ATGGCCAAAGGCCCCTGCGAGAAATTCCACCCAGATCTGTCGGCCTATGCCGACGGGACTCTGCCGCCCAAACGCTGGGAACAGGTGACCTACCACCTGGCGGGCTGTGACAGCTGCTGCGAGGAGGTCCGGGGCATCAGCGACGTGTGCTCGAAGCTGAGCACCTACCGTTCCACCGGCACCCCGGATTCGCTGGCCGCCCGGCTCGAGAACATCGCCGGCGAACACGCCGCCACCCCCCTCTACATGGCTCACGGAGCCGGGGACCTGCCCTCCCAACGCCGACGCAGGGCCCAGTTCGCCTACCAGGGCGGCGTCGCGCTGCTCGCCGTCATGGTGTCCGCCGTCGTGATCGCGGTGCTCGTTGCGCCCACCCCCGTCAAGGTGTCGGATCCGGTCAAGGCCGCGCGGGAGCAGTACTCCCGGTCGCTGACCGCCATCAGCGTCAACGAAGCCGTGGGTGCCATGCTGCTCGCCAACGAGCGCGGCGCTGACTTCGGTGCCCCGGAGAGCTACGTGCCGCTCACCTCGGAGACTGAATCGCTGCCCATCACCCGTGAACTGGCCGCCAACCTCTTGCGGCGCGCCGCCGACGCTGATTACAGCCTCACCGGCACGCAGCGGGTGTGGGCCAGCGACGGCGAAGGCCGCTACCGCACCGCAGACGTGCGCACCACGAAGATGGCGGGCTTCGGTGCCCAACTGGAAGTGCTCGACGTGCGCGGCGACCTGTTCGGCTCGGCCTTCCTGCCGGAGGTCGGCACCAGCCCCGTCGAGGCGCCCTGGGGGTGGGAATACTCCCGCAGCGGCACCACTGAGCAGGTGGCGGGCCGCGACGCAGTGCGCATCCAGGCCAACTCCGGCGAACTTCCGGCTGCCAGGTGGTGGGTCGACGCCGCCACCGGAATCATGCTCTGGGCCGAACGCTACGACGCCCTCGGCCGGGTCAACCTGGCCGTCGGTTACAAGCAACTCTCCCTGGACGACGCCTCGTTCGAGCCGGACGACTCGGCCCAGCTGATCTCGCTCCAGCCCGCCTCCTCCTCTGAGGCGGACGACTGGTGCGTCGGCCTGGACGCCTGCCCCCGCGAAGTGGGTGGCATGTCCCTGGTGGCGTACTCGTCGTCGGAGAAGGACGAGTCGCCGTCGATGAGCCTGGTCTACTCGGATGGCTATCACACCGCCGTCGTCGACTGGACCACCGGCGTGCTCGGCGACGGAGCACTCACCGAGAGTGACCGCGCGGCGGACATGACGGTGGAGGTCTGGCAGGCGGGCGACGGGGTGCTTTCGGTGGCCTGCGACTGCGCGCCGGCCATGATCAAGGCCATCGCCGGAGAGCTCCCAGAACCCGAGGCCTACCGGGAGACGATCGCCGAGAAGATCGCCGGCGGGCTCGTTCGCATGACCAGGGTGCGCTGA
- a CDS encoding sec-independent translocase has protein sequence MFGISATDLVIILVLAVLMFGPEKLPEYSRKAARLFVFFRDVANNAKTTLATELGPEYADLELRDLHPKAFIAKQLREEVALIEDAKRELLEAQDTLKSTATEVKSAANVNALKNAAADGSALDEPPADALALAGPVASPFDPEAT, from the coding sequence GTGTTTGGCATCAGTGCGACGGATCTCGTCATCATCCTCGTGCTGGCCGTGCTCATGTTCGGCCCCGAGAAGCTCCCCGAGTATTCGCGCAAGGCCGCGCGGCTCTTCGTCTTCTTCCGTGATGTGGCGAACAACGCCAAGACCACGCTGGCAACCGAACTGGGCCCCGAGTACGCAGACCTGGAGCTGCGTGACCTGCACCCGAAGGCCTTCATCGCCAAGCAGTTGCGCGAGGAGGTGGCCCTCATCGAAGACGCCAAGCGCGAACTGCTCGAGGCACAGGACACGCTGAAGTCGACAGCCACAGAAGTGAAGAGCGCGGCGAACGTGAATGCGCTGAAGAACGCCGCGGCGGACGGGTCGGCGCTGGACGAGCCTCCTGCGGACGCCCTGGCACTCGCCGGCCCCGTCGCCTCACCCTTCGATCCCGAGGCGACCTAG
- a CDS encoding Mrp/NBP35 family ATP-binding protein → MTEHPLLPHVRAALHTVEDPEIRRPITDLGMVDDIQASNDGTVFVRVLLTVSGCPMRSEITGRVTKAVEAVEGVSAVNVELGVMNDEQRQAMRSMLRGGAVERKIQFAEPGNLTRVIAVASGKGGVGKSSVTVNLGLALARQGRSVGILDADIYGHSIPDLLGLGDARPTVVDDMIMPVPAIGGLKVISVGMLKPSRDQVVAWRGPILDRALTQLLADVYWGDLDYLLLDLPPGTGDVAMSLGQKIPSSEVLVVTTPQSAASEVAERAGTMAHILEQRVIGVVENMSWLETTCPHCTETHRIELFGSGGGTLVAEALTDRVVYDVPMLAQIPFDEQLLAGGDRGLPIVESHPEHPSATAIIDLANQIAATKRGLLGHRLPLSTNA, encoded by the coding sequence GTGACTGAACACCCGCTGCTCCCGCACGTCCGCGCCGCACTCCACACCGTGGAGGATCCCGAGATCCGGCGCCCCATCACCGACCTGGGCATGGTCGACGACATCCAGGCGAGCAACGACGGCACCGTGTTCGTCCGCGTCCTCCTGACGGTCTCCGGCTGCCCCATGCGCAGCGAGATCACCGGCCGGGTCACGAAGGCGGTCGAGGCCGTCGAGGGCGTCTCCGCCGTCAACGTCGAACTCGGCGTGATGAACGACGAGCAGCGCCAGGCGATGCGCTCGATGCTGCGCGGCGGCGCCGTCGAGCGGAAGATCCAGTTCGCCGAGCCCGGCAACCTCACCCGCGTCATCGCCGTGGCCTCCGGCAAGGGCGGCGTCGGCAAGTCGTCGGTCACGGTCAACCTCGGCCTGGCGCTGGCCAGGCAGGGCCGCTCCGTCGGCATCCTCGACGCGGACATCTACGGCCACTCCATCCCGGACCTCCTGGGGCTGGGCGACGCGCGCCCCACCGTCGTCGACGACATGATCATGCCGGTGCCCGCCATCGGTGGTCTCAAGGTGATCTCCGTGGGCATGCTGAAGCCCTCGCGTGACCAGGTGGTCGCCTGGCGCGGGCCCATCCTGGACCGGGCGCTCACCCAGCTGCTGGCGGACGTGTACTGGGGCGACCTCGACTACCTGCTCCTCGACCTGCCGCCCGGCACCGGCGACGTCGCCATGTCGCTGGGCCAGAAGATCCCCAGCTCCGAGGTGCTCGTGGTGACCACCCCGCAGTCGGCTGCCTCAGAGGTCGCCGAACGCGCCGGCACCATGGCGCACATCCTCGAGCAGCGCGTGATCGGTGTCGTGGAGAACATGAGCTGGCTCGAGACCACCTGCCCCCACTGCACCGAGACCCACCGGATCGAGCTGTTCGGCTCCGGCGGCGGCACGCTCGTTGCCGAGGCCCTCACGGACCGCGTCGTCTACGACGTGCCCATGCTCGCCCAGATCCCGTTCGACGAGCAGTTGCTCGCCGGCGGAGACCGCGGCCTGCCCATCGTGGAGAGCCACCCGGAGCACCCGTCTGCCACCGCCATCATCGACCTGGCCAACCAGATCGCCGCCACCAAGCGCGGGCTCCTCGGGCACCGGCTCCCGCTGTCAACCAACGCCTGA
- a CDS encoding DUF1003 domain-containing protein, whose translation MSERNPLSTPGRRSWLPKVAVDSETFGIFAESFARFMGTAKFLVYMTVFVIVWVMINLIGLFGLKWDPYPFILLNLFFSTQASYSAPLILLAQNRQEVRDKLSLDEDRRVAQQSRADMDFLAREIAAIRMHLGELATRDFVRGELRSELRELTDRLERADEKTEKKEAR comes from the coding sequence ATGTCTGAGCGCAATCCCCTTTCGACGCCGGGCCGACGTTCCTGGCTGCCCAAGGTCGCCGTCGACTCCGAGACGTTCGGCATCTTCGCCGAGAGCTTCGCACGATTCATGGGCACCGCGAAGTTCCTCGTCTACATGACGGTCTTCGTCATCGTGTGGGTGATGATCAACCTCATCGGCCTCTTCGGGCTGAAGTGGGACCCTTACCCGTTCATCCTGCTGAACCTGTTCTTCTCGACGCAGGCCTCCTACTCCGCGCCACTGATCCTGCTGGCACAGAACCGTCAGGAGGTGCGCGACAAATTGAGTCTCGACGAAGACCGCCGCGTGGCGCAGCAGTCGCGGGCCGACATGGACTTCCTCGCGCGCGAGATCGCCGCCATCCGCATGCATCTGGGTGAACTGGCCACGCGCGACTTCGTCCGTGGTGAACTGCGTAGCGAACTGCGTGAACTGACGGACCGGTTGGAACGCGCAGATGAGAAGACCGAGAAGAAGGAGGCGCGGTGA
- a CDS encoding magnesium transporter MgtE N-terminal domain-containing protein codes for MVSKDTQVFISRVLGMPIVDAAGDQVGRVKDVVCFLRADGRAPRVKGLVVELFARARIFVPMIRVHDISPNQVAILGQVDTRRFQRREAEVLVAADLLDRNIHRDRPTRIEDISMAQVRNREWELATVALRASTGVGRFGFGGRGKPEVVSWKEIPDLILSTGRTAAHLIAEFTDMKAADIAQELHDLEPESRAEVIDALDDDILAEAIEELPEDEQIELISQLDMERAADVLSEMDPDDAADLMRDLPADVAEDLLQRMEPEEQADVRRLMAYEEFTAGGMMTPEPIILDTDATVAQALAHARVEALTPALASMVFITRPPLETPSGRYVGAVHIQRLLREPPTIMVTTLIDDNLEPLRPHTPLAQVSRFFATYNLVVAPVVNEEGHLVGAVTVDDVLDHMLPDDWRGDLMDEVDASEVSEAADV; via the coding sequence ATGGTCAGCAAAGATACGCAGGTCTTCATCTCGCGTGTGCTGGGCATGCCCATCGTCGACGCGGCTGGTGACCAGGTGGGGCGCGTGAAGGATGTGGTGTGTTTCCTCCGCGCCGACGGCCGCGCGCCCAGGGTGAAGGGCCTCGTGGTCGAGCTGTTCGCCAGGGCCCGCATCTTCGTGCCGATGATCCGCGTGCACGACATCAGCCCCAACCAGGTGGCCATCCTCGGCCAGGTGGACACCCGGCGCTTCCAGCGACGCGAGGCCGAGGTCCTCGTCGCCGCGGATCTGCTCGACCGCAACATCCACCGCGACCGCCCCACGCGGATCGAGGACATCTCCATGGCCCAGGTGCGCAATCGCGAATGGGAACTCGCCACCGTGGCGCTGCGCGCCTCGACCGGAGTCGGCCGCTTCGGGTTCGGCGGCCGCGGCAAGCCCGAGGTGGTCTCCTGGAAGGAGATCCCGGACCTCATCCTGTCCACCGGCCGCACCGCCGCTCACCTCATCGCCGAGTTCACCGACATGAAGGCCGCCGACATCGCGCAGGAACTCCACGACCTGGAGCCGGAGTCGCGGGCCGAGGTCATCGACGCGCTCGACGACGATATCCTCGCCGAGGCCATCGAGGAACTCCCCGAGGACGAGCAGATCGAGCTCATCTCGCAACTCGACATGGAGCGCGCCGCAGACGTGTTGTCCGAGATGGACCCCGACGACGCGGCAGACCTCATGCGCGACCTGCCGGCCGATGTCGCCGAGGACCTCCTCCAGCGCATGGAGCCCGAGGAACAGGCCGACGTGCGCCGCCTCATGGCTTACGAGGAGTTCACCGCCGGCGGCATGATGACGCCCGAGCCGATCATCCTCGACACTGACGCCACCGTCGCGCAGGCGCTGGCCCACGCCCGCGTCGAGGCCCTCACCCCCGCCCTGGCCTCCATGGTGTTCATCACGCGCCCGCCACTGGAGACGCCCTCGGGCCGCTACGTCGGGGCGGTCCACATCCAGCGCCTGCTCCGCGAACCCCCCACCATCATGGTGACCACGCTCATCGACGACAACCTGGAGCCGCTGCGCCCCCACACCCCCCTCGCGCAGGTCAGCCGCTTCTTCGCGACGTACAACCTCGTCGTGGCCCCCGTGGTCAACGAGGAGGGGCACCTGGTGGGCGCCGTGACGGTCGACGACGTGCTCGACCACATGCTCCCCGACGACTGGCGAGGTGACCTCATGGACGAGGTGGACGCCAGCGAGGTGAGCGAGGCTGCCGATGTCTGA
- a CDS encoding CoA ester lyase, whose translation MTGRHQRARRTILAVPGSSERFIAKSTGLDVDEVFLDLEDGVAVGAKEEARGLIVESLRTLTWKAPTVSVRVNDWMTPWTLRDVLEVIGGAGAAVDSVILPKVSTPGHVEALDLLLTQVEREHGLAVGRIGIEAIIEDARGLAAVQAIAAASPRLESLTMGPGDMMASLGMPGLGVGALVDGYPGDPLHHVFAQILVAARANGLQAIDGPYVAIHDLDGFRAAARRVAALGYDGKWVLHPTQVGAGTEVFTPSTEAIERARAMVDAADRAAERGVGAVLLGDEMVDEAGVKLARALLGRIAETR comes from the coding sequence ATGACTGGTAGGCACCAGCGCGCCAGGCGCACCATCCTCGCGGTGCCCGGTTCGAGTGAGCGGTTCATCGCGAAGTCCACCGGGCTCGACGTCGACGAGGTGTTCCTCGACCTCGAGGACGGCGTGGCCGTGGGCGCCAAGGAGGAGGCTCGCGGGCTGATCGTCGAGTCCCTGCGCACGTTGACGTGGAAGGCGCCGACGGTGTCGGTGCGCGTCAACGACTGGATGACGCCGTGGACCCTCCGGGACGTGCTCGAGGTGATCGGTGGGGCCGGGGCCGCCGTGGACAGCGTGATCCTGCCGAAGGTCTCCACCCCGGGGCACGTCGAGGCCCTCGACCTGCTGCTCACCCAGGTGGAGCGCGAGCACGGGCTGGCGGTCGGGCGGATCGGGATCGAGGCGATCATCGAGGACGCCCGGGGCCTCGCTGCGGTGCAGGCCATCGCCGCGGCCAGCCCGCGGCTGGAGTCGCTGACGATGGGTCCAGGCGACATGATGGCCTCGCTCGGGATGCCCGGCCTGGGCGTCGGCGCCCTGGTCGACGGCTACCCGGGGGATCCGCTGCACCACGTGTTCGCCCAGATCCTGGTCGCCGCCCGGGCCAACGGGCTTCAGGCGATCGACGGGCCGTACGTCGCCATCCATGACCTCGACGGCTTCCGGGCCGCGGCCAGGAGGGTCGCGGCCCTCGGCTACGACGGCAAGTGGGTGTTGCACCCCACGCAGGTGGGCGCGGGGACTGAGGTCTTCACCCCATCGACGGAGGCGATCGAGCGCGCCCGGGCGATGGTGGACGCGGCTGACCGGGCGGCAGAACGCGGTGTCGGGGCTGTGCTGCTCGGCGACGAGATGGTCGACGAGGCCGGGGTGAAGCTCGCCCGGGCGCTCCTCGGCCGCATCGCCGAAACCCGGTGA
- a CDS encoding general stress protein yields the protein MAEPASPMGKLMKLNYPQHVVEYSTYEEAQSAVDYLADNKFPVENIMIVGTNLKLLERVTGRRTWGGVIAAGAASGVMTGLLVGLMLMFFVGGGNATMLWVGLAMGILFGIIAQGLTYAMSGGKRDFNSQRVTVAASYEVLAEHRVAQSARDLLMQRPGARAALFE from the coding sequence ATGGCCGAGCCCGCATCGCCGATGGGGAAGTTGATGAAGCTCAACTACCCACAGCACGTCGTCGAGTACTCGACGTATGAAGAGGCCCAGTCCGCCGTCGACTACCTCGCCGACAACAAGTTCCCAGTCGAGAACATCATGATCGTGGGCACCAACCTGAAACTGCTGGAACGCGTCACGGGTCGTCGCACCTGGGGCGGCGTGATCGCGGCCGGCGCGGCCTCGGGCGTCATGACCGGCCTTCTCGTGGGCCTCATGCTGATGTTCTTCGTGGGCGGCGGCAACGCCACCATGCTGTGGGTGGGCCTGGCCATGGGCATCCTGTTCGGCATCATCGCCCAGGGCCTCACGTACGCCATGAGCGGCGGCAAGCGCGATTTCAACTCGCAGCGCGTCACGGTGGCGGCCAGCTACGAGGTGCTCGCCGAACACCGCGTTGCCCAGTCAGCGCGGGACCTGCTGATGCAGCGCCCCGGCGCACGAGCGGCGCTCTTCGAGTGA
- a CDS encoding class I SAM-dependent methyltransferase, whose product MTAEFWDNRYSHPNYFYGYRPNDFLKQQSFLLKPNSRVLCLGDGEGRNGVYLAGLGHRVVSLDFSRVALDKAAALAAEKGVELETWHVDLASWVHNPDPLEQWDGVVSIFVHLPPDLRRRVAQVVTRQSAPGAKLILEAYTPAQLSLGTGGPKDVDLLLKRDDVAADWQGWHLDVRLLERRIFEGMGHQGLSSVVQALGLRVG is encoded by the coding sequence GTGACGGCGGAGTTCTGGGACAACCGCTACTCGCATCCCAACTACTTCTACGGGTACCGCCCCAACGATTTCCTGAAGCAGCAGTCCTTCCTGCTCAAGCCCAACTCACGGGTGCTGTGCCTGGGCGACGGCGAGGGCCGCAACGGCGTCTACCTCGCCGGGCTGGGGCACCGCGTCGTGAGCCTCGACTTTTCCCGTGTCGCCCTCGACAAGGCGGCGGCGCTCGCTGCGGAGAAGGGCGTTGAACTCGAGACGTGGCACGTCGACCTGGCCAGCTGGGTGCACAACCCGGACCCGCTCGAGCAGTGGGATGGCGTGGTGTCGATCTTCGTGCACCTGCCGCCTGACCTGCGCCGACGCGTGGCTCAGGTGGTCACGCGCCAGTCGGCTCCGGGCGCCAAGTTGATCCTGGAGGCGTACACGCCGGCGCAGCTCTCGCTGGGCACGGGCGGGCCGAAGGACGTGGACCTGCTGCTGAAGCGCGACGACGTGGCGGCAGATTGGCAGGGCTGGCACCTCGACGTACGGTTGCTGGAGCGGCGGATCTTCGAGGGCATGGGGCACCAGGGGCTCAGCTCCGTCGTCCAGGCCCTCGGCCTTCGCGTCGGCTGA
- a CDS encoding alpha/beta fold hydrolase: MDLNWSYYNPNSPAERVLIVGPSLGGNAAHQWTKVAAELIDDVRVVFVDLPGTGLGAVWDDADEPSLDTVAAAIADVADEVRADLGGDVPVYFAGLSISGATALHLARDYAKSVAAVAVVASSAKVGESERWRERADAVDARGTQRLLEETTKRWFTPAFRAEQPAAVDAIMEGLASSDDHSYAQLCRALAEHDVRDDLGLIRIPVMMIAGERDTSTPLANVEAVAEGVLRGALHVVDGAAHMVPVSHPVQVAELLRGLLERPLASRVVSESED; this comes from the coding sequence ATGGATCTCAACTGGAGCTACTACAACCCCAACTCGCCCGCAGAGCGGGTACTGATAGTCGGACCGAGCCTCGGCGGCAACGCCGCCCATCAGTGGACCAAGGTGGCCGCTGAACTGATCGACGACGTGCGTGTCGTGTTCGTCGACCTCCCCGGCACCGGCCTGGGTGCCGTCTGGGACGACGCGGACGAGCCGTCGCTCGACACCGTGGCCGCCGCCATCGCCGACGTGGCGGACGAGGTGCGCGCAGACCTTGGCGGGGACGTACCCGTGTACTTCGCAGGGCTCTCGATCTCCGGCGCCACCGCGCTGCACCTGGCGCGTGACTACGCGAAGAGCGTCGCCGCCGTCGCCGTCGTGGCGTCCTCGGCCAAGGTGGGGGAGAGCGAGCGCTGGCGTGAGCGGGCCGACGCCGTCGACGCCCGCGGCACGCAGCGCCTTCTGGAGGAGACCACCAAGCGGTGGTTCACCCCGGCGTTCCGGGCCGAGCAGCCCGCCGCGGTCGACGCGATCATGGAGGGTCTGGCCTCGTCGGACGACCACTCCTACGCGCAGCTGTGCCGGGCCCTGGCCGAGCACGACGTGCGCGACGATCTCGGCCTCATCCGCATCCCCGTGATGATGATCGCCGGCGAACGCGACACCTCGACGCCGCTGGCCAACGTGGAGGCTGTCGCGGAGGGTGTGCTGCGCGGTGCGCTGCACGTCGTCGACGGCGCGGCACACATGGTGCCGGTGTCGCATCCGGTGCAGGTCGCTGAGCTGCTGCGTGGGCTTCTGGAGCGCCCGCTCGCCAGCCGCGTCGTGAGCGAGTCCGAAGACTGA
- a CDS encoding aminopeptidase P family protein has product MIAPSDASENRRDPYSEAFKKFIVQDWEPYSDVMPEKLPASEWTAARRKKLAAEYPGQTLVIPAGPLKVRSNDTDYRFRPHTAFTYYSGLGEDREPDAVLVIRDDEATLFFKPRAPRTDREFYADSRYGEVWVGKRDSLEEMAAATQLNSRAIADLAEVLREAGNRTLVIRDADPAITEMVDQARGDLATALDADLARSVSEARFVKDEFEVGEMKRAIDATRVGFEAVARELPAAVRNGRGERWVEGIFGLHARHLGNAVGYDTISAGGDHANTLHWIRNDGDLVDGDLLLLDAGVEVNTLYTADVTRTMPVNGAFTEPQRRVYEAVLAAQTAGIEACRKGNLFADVHQAAITVLAEFFEELGILPVSAAESLSEEGGFHRRWMVHGTSHHLGLDVHDCAAARAELYRGGTLKAGMIITVEPGVYFKQGDLLVPEEYRGIGIRIEDDILITDGDPVNLSGSLPRETDAVEKWMRDLRDAG; this is encoded by the coding sequence ATGATCGCACCCTCTGACGCATCCGAGAACCGCCGGGACCCCTATTCCGAGGCGTTCAAGAAGTTCATCGTCCAGGATTGGGAGCCCTATTCCGACGTCATGCCGGAGAAGCTGCCCGCCAGTGAGTGGACGGCTGCGCGCCGCAAGAAGTTGGCGGCGGAGTACCCCGGCCAGACGCTCGTCATCCCCGCCGGCCCGCTGAAGGTGCGCTCCAACGACACCGACTACCGGTTCCGCCCGCACACCGCGTTCACGTACTACAGCGGTCTCGGCGAGGACCGCGAGCCCGATGCCGTCCTCGTCATCCGCGACGACGAAGCCACGCTCTTCTTCAAGCCCCGCGCCCCGCGCACGGACCGCGAGTTCTACGCGGATTCGCGCTACGGCGAGGTGTGGGTGGGCAAGCGTGACTCCCTCGAGGAGATGGCCGCGGCCACGCAGCTGAACTCCCGGGCCATCGCCGACCTCGCTGAGGTGCTGCGCGAGGCCGGGAACCGCACGCTCGTCATCCGCGACGCCGACCCGGCCATCACGGAGATGGTCGACCAGGCGCGCGGCGACCTGGCCACCGCGCTCGACGCCGACCTGGCACGTTCCGTCTCCGAGGCCCGGTTCGTCAAGGACGAGTTCGAGGTGGGCGAGATGAAGCGCGCAATCGACGCCACCCGCGTCGGCTTCGAGGCCGTGGCCCGCGAACTGCCCGCCGCCGTCAGGAACGGCCGGGGCGAGCGCTGGGTGGAGGGCATCTTCGGCCTGCACGCCCGGCACCTGGGCAACGCCGTCGGGTATGACACGATCTCCGCCGGCGGTGACCACGCCAACACTCTGCACTGGATCCGCAACGACGGCGACCTCGTCGACGGCGACCTCCTCCTGCTCGACGCGGGCGTCGAGGTCAACACGCTGTACACCGCCGACGTGACCCGCACCATGCCCGTCAATGGCGCGTTCACCGAGCCGCAGCGCCGCGTCTACGAGGCCGTCCTGGCCGCCCAGACGGCGGGCATCGAGGCGTGCCGCAAGGGCAACCTGTTCGCCGACGTGCACCAGGCCGCCATTACGGTGCTGGCAGAGTTCTTCGAGGAACTGGGCATCCTCCCGGTGTCAGCCGCGGAATCCCTGTCCGAGGAGGGCGGCTTCCACCGCCGATGGATGGTGCACGGCACCAGCCACCACCTGGGCCTCGACGTGCACGACTGCGCCGCAGCCCGCGCGGAGCTGTACCGCGGGGGCACGCTGAAGGCCGGCATGATCATCACCGTGGAGCCCGGCGTCTACTTCAAGCAGGGCGACCTGTTGGTGCCAGAGGAGTACCGCGGCATCGGCATCCGGATCGAGGACGACATCCTGATCACGGACGGCGACCCGGTCAACCTGTCCGGGTCGCTGCCCCGCGAGACCGACGCCGTCGAGAAGTGGATGAGGGACCTACGCGACGCCGGGTGA